CGGAGCAGGAAGCGGACGCCTTCGGGTGCTTCCAGCGAGAATCCGCTGCCGCGGCCGGGGACGACGTCCACGGTCAGGTGGGTGTGCCGCCAGTAGGCGTACTGGTCGGCGCTGATCCAGAACGGGGTGTCCTCGGCGAGGCGGCCGAGCAGGAGGTCCGCGGCGCCGACGCGGAACTCGCCGCGCGGGTAGCACATCGGTGCGCTGCCGTCGCAGCATCCGCCGGACTGGTGGAACATCACCGGCCCGTGCACGGCCACCAGGGTGCGGAGCAACTCCTCTGCCGCACCGGTCAGTTCGACCCTGGTCGGGGCCGGCTTCATCAGAAGAAGCCAATCCAGATTCTTTGACCTGCGTATATGCGGTCCAACGCGGCACTACGTCAACACAACGTCAACACGGGAGCCCAAAACGGGTCTATCGTTCCGCCATGGCTGCGACCATCAGAGAGCGAAAGCGCAAGGACGGCGGCATCACCTACACCGTCCTCTGGCGCGCCGGCGGCAAGGCCGGCGCCAAGCAGGAGTCGGAGATCTTCCCCGACAGCATTGAAAAGGCCGCCGACAAGGCAGTGATCTTCAAGAGTCTCGTCGACATGCACGGCCAGCAGTGGCCGCCCGGCTGGGTCCGCGGCAAGGGCTTCGTCCAGGCCGAGCCCAACGTTCCGACCGACCCGCCGTTCATCGACTGGGCACGAGCCTGCAACGCCAAGACCGAGGAACACGTCAGCTCCCGCGTCTTCAAGAACCGCACCCAGCACATCGACCGCCACTTCCCACGGCTCGTCCACCGGCGCGACGATGGCACGACCGAACCCGCCACCGTCGACAACATCACGTCGGAAGACCTCACCCGCTGGGCCAACACCCAGCGCCGCGGCGTACCCGACCCGGCCAAGCCCGGCAGGTGGCTCATCCGCCCAGCCGCGCCCAGCAGCATTCAACTCCGCCTCAACCTTGCCAGCGGCTACTTCGAGAAGGCCATGAGCGCGCGGCCGAAGCTGCGCGACAACAACCCGTGCGGTGACGCACGCCTGTCCCGCCTCGATGACGGTCAGCTCGACCAGGAAATGTGCTTTCTCAGCGCAGCCGAGTACGAGCGGATTCGCTACGAGATCCTCCGCACCGGCCGAGCCGGCGAGGAGGCAGCCGATCTCGCCGACGTCCTCGTGGGTACGGGCCTCCGCTGGGGCGAGGCAACCGCCCTCAAGGTCAAGGACCTGCGGCTCGACGACGCCGAGCCGACGCTCACGGTCTCGCGCACGTGGCGCCGCGAGGCCGACAACACGTACACGCTGCAGGCCCCGAAGACGGCGCGCTCCCGCCGCACGATCGACCTGTCTCGGGGGTTGGTCGAGCTTCTGCGGCGTCGCTCGGTCGGCAAGAGCCCCGACGACCTCCTCCTGACCACGGTGGGCGGGGCGGCCTGGCGTGACGTCAACTTCAGAAAGAAGAGGTGGAAGCCCGCCGTAGACGCCGCGATCGCGGGCGGTCTCCCACGGCGGCCGCGCATCCATGACCTGCGGCACACGCACGTGGCGTGGCTGATCGCGGAGAAGGTGCCGCTGCCGGCGATCCAGGCCCGCCTCGGGCACCGTTCGATCACGACGACGATCGACCGGTACGGGCACCTTGACCGGCGGCTGGGTGCGGAGATCGCCGCCGCTGTCGACCGGTCGCTGCCGGTGTTCAGCGACGGCGGCCTCCGTCTGGTGGGCTGATCAGCTGGTGCACTGGTGCTGGGGCTGCCCGATGAGGCAGCTCCAGCACTTTTGTGCGCCGGCCTCGCCGAGGAGCTCGTGGAGCTGGGCGTCCAGCTCGGTGCTCTCGGCGTCGGTGATGCCGACCCGGATCAGGATGGTCGTCTCGTCGCCGGTGTCGAGCCGGACGGCGAGTCGTCCTCCGGGGATCCGGTCAGCTTCCTCGAAGACCAGCGTGCGACCGTCGATCTTCGGGGTTTCAGCCCGTGTGCGCGTGCTCAGCATGACGCCCCCTCATGGGTGGCGGGTCTCCGTGCATGGCTGGAGTGGCGCTCCGGCCTGTCGGTGTGACGCGTGCTGCTCCCCAAGCGCGGTCCCAATCATGCCTGTTCATCCCAGTAATGGGAAGATCACACACCGCTTATCAGGCTACGCCCGGGTAGCTCTCAGGAATCGCTCTGCTCGCGCCGTTCCCGGCGGCGACGGGCGAACAGCTCGACCATCTCGGCAAGCTCCTCACGGTCGGCTGGGCTCAGATCCATCATGTTGGCGACGGTCGCCCGAACCGAACTGTCCTCGCTCCATGCAGCCAATGGGCCGGTACCCATGAACTGGACCGAGGCCTCGTCCTGCAGGCGGGCCGGCGGGAGATCCAGGCCGACCGCGAGCGCCCGGAGCTCCACCTCTCCGGGGATGAGGACGGGCTTCCCCTTCTCCAACCGGTCGATCCATCCGAATTTGATCGGCTGCGCGCCGGTCACGGGGTCGATGCAGCGGTCGGCGAGCGCCCGGAGTGAGAGGCCGAGTTTCGCGCGGCGGTTGCGCACGAGGTCCGTGAAGGGTGTCGCAGTGGTCTCGGCCATGAGGATCATCCTGCCCGCCCCGATAGTGATCGCAAGGTCAGCGCGCCCGCGCGGCCCCATGACTGCCCGGTTGCGCCCCGCATCTTAGACAGAGTGTCCAGCTCAACGGACACCGGGTGCCATAGGTAACGCGGATGTTGGCGGGATCGCACTCCGCAAAAGATCTTGTATTTCTGGATGAACAAGCCGTTCATTCAGTGCTACGCTTCTCATGTTCAGTCAGAACGACACCACGTCGAAGGAGGTGGACATGCGAGCGAACGCCCCGATGTGCAAGCTCTGGAACCGGGACCTGCTGAAACTCCTCATGCAGCGCACCGGAACCGGCTCGAGGATCAGCACCCGGGACCTCGCCAAGGCCGTGGGATGCGCCCACGGCACCATCGGCAATCTGCTCAACGGAGCCCAGGAATACGTCCCCCTGGCTCTCGCCCAGGCCATAGCGGCACGCATCGGCGTCGACCTGCTGGTCCTCTTCACGCCAACCGGTCGCGCAGTCCCCGCGCCCCGCATCCCGGACTACGCCGAGGCGGTGCCGGCATGACGACCGCGCTCACCGCCCCAGCACCGTTCCTCGTCGACTCCGACGGATCGCTCGTGCTCGCCGTCGACTACGCCGGCGCCGCCAAGTTCCTGAGTCTCGACTCGCCGAACTGGCTCCAAGAGCACATCGACGAACTCCCGTGCACACGCATCGGCAAGTACGTCCGATTCAGCCTGGCGAACCTGCTGGAGATCCTCCAGATCCTGGCCGTCCGCCCGGCACCCACGGCCGTGGAGTCGCCGCAGATCCCCGCCGGCCTGCTCAACCTGACGCCCGGCCGCGCGCCGCGCCCCCGCCGCAAGCCGGCCACCGCGAGCGCCTGAACCACCCCGAGACATGGGCCGGGGCCGCCTCTCGAATGCGACCTCGGAGACGACCCCCGACGGCCCGCTGTACGCCAACCCCACGAAGGAGTAAGGCCGCCATGCAGCAGCCTAACCCGATCTTCCCGCCGCCCGAAGAGAGCGGCCCCCTCAACGCCATCGCCCGGCTGCAGTCCGGGTTCGGCCTCGCAGGCATCGTCGTGACTGGGGTGTACGGCCCCGAGGTGCACGTCGACACCGTCGCCGAACTCGACGCCTGGTTCGGCTGGTTCGGCATCGGCTCGTCCATGTCGGTCGGCTCCCGCCAGGAGGAGCGCGACGGCCAGCTCTGGGGCCTCGGCGGCCTCGACTGGACGCTCCGCCTCTACCGCCTACCCGGCATCGGCGGTCTGACGGTCCGCCTGACCACCGGCGAGGGCGAGGAGCTGCCCGACTGCCCGGCCGTGCGTCGGGGCTGGCCG
The nucleotide sequence above comes from Streptomyces sp. TLI_235. Encoded proteins:
- a CDS encoding helix-turn-helix protein, with translation MAETTATPFTDLVRNRRAKLGLSLRALADRCIDPVTGAQPIKFGWIDRLEKGKPVLIPGEVELRALAVGLDLPPARLQDEASVQFMGTGPLAAWSEDSSVRATVANMMDLSPADREELAEMVELFARRRRERREQSDS
- a CDS encoding site-specific recombinase XerD, coding for MAATIRERKRKDGGITYTVLWRAGGKAGAKQESEIFPDSIEKAADKAVIFKSLVDMHGQQWPPGWVRGKGFVQAEPNVPTDPPFIDWARACNAKTEEHVSSRVFKNRTQHIDRHFPRLVHRRDDGTTEPATVDNITSEDLTRWANTQRRGVPDPAKPGRWLIRPAAPSSIQLRLNLASGYFEKAMSARPKLRDNNPCGDARLSRLDDGQLDQEMCFLSAAEYERIRYEILRTGRAGEEAADLADVLVGTGLRWGEATALKVKDLRLDDAEPTLTVSRTWRREADNTYTLQAPKTARSRRTIDLSRGLVELLRRRSVGKSPDDLLLTTVGGAAWRDVNFRKKRWKPAVDAAIAGGLPRRPRIHDLRHTHVAWLIAEKVPLPAIQARLGHRSITTTIDRYGHLDRRLGAEIAAAVDRSLPVFSDGGLRLVG